In Physeter macrocephalus isolate SW-GA chromosome 2, ASM283717v5, whole genome shotgun sequence, a single window of DNA contains:
- the LOC129392741 gene encoding oligosaccharyltransferase complex subunit OSTC-like, producing MESLYPVPFLVLECPNLKLKKPPSVHMLSAMTMYALVVVSYFLIAGGIIYDVIVEPPSVGSVTDEHGYQRPVAFLAYRVNGQYIMEGLPSSFLFTMGGLGFIILDPSNAPNIPKLIRFLLL from the coding sequence ATGGAGAGTTTGTACCCAGTCCCGTTCTTAGTGCTCGAATGTCCCAACCTGAAGCTGAAGAAGCCGCCCTCGGTGCACATGCTGTCGGCCATGACGATGTACGCTCTGGTCGTGGTGTCTTACTTCCTCATCGCGGGAGGAATCATTTATGATGTTATTGTCGAACCTCCAAGTGTCGGCTCCGTGACTGATGAACATGGGTATCAGAGACCAGTAGCTTTCTTGGCCTACAGAGTAAATGGACAATATATTATGGAAGGACTCCCATCCAGCTTCTTGTTTACAATGGGAGGTTTAGGTTTCATAATCCTGGACCCATCCAATGCAccaaacattcccaaactcattagATTTCTCCTTCTTTAA
- the MOGAT1 gene encoding 2-acylglycerol O-acyltransferase 1, whose translation MKVEFAPLNIPLARRLQTAAVLQWVLSFLLLAQLCLGVIVFLVMYNYWFLYIPYLTWLYFDWQTPEQGGRRSDWVRSWTIWRYFKDYFPIHLIKTWDLNPSQNYIFGFHPHGVLVAGAFGNFCTNYSNFKELFPGLTAYLHVLPFWFRCPLFREYLMSSGPVSVSRRSVSHVLSKEGGGNISVIVLGGAEESLDAHPGKFTLFIRQRKGFVKIALTHGAYLVPVFSFGENELFKQVSNPEGSWLRTVQEKLQKIMGFALPLFHARGIFQYNFGLMPYRKPIHTVVGRPIPVHQTLHPTPEQIEELHQTYMEELRKLFEEHKGKYGIPENETLIFR comes from the exons CACAGCTGTGCCTTGGAGTCATCGTGTTCCTGGTCATGTACAACTACTGGTTCCTCTACATCCCTTATTTGACTTGGCTTTACTTTGACTGGCAAACCCCAGAGCAAGGAGGCAGGAGATCCGACTGGGTCAGAAGCTGGACCATTTGGAGGTACTTTAAGGACTATTTTCCAATTCAT CTCATCAAAActtgggatttgaatccaagtcAAAACTACATATTTGGGTTTCACCCCCACGGAGTGCTTGTTGCTGGAGCCTTTGGAAACTTTTGTACAAACTATTCAAACTTCAAGGAGCTGTTTCCTGGCCTTACTGCATATCTTCACGTGCTTCCGTTTTGGTTCCGGTGTCCGCTCTTCCGGGAATATCTGATGAGTAGTG GGCCAGTCTCAGTTTCCAGGAGAAGTGTGTCTCATGTGCTAAGCAAGGAAGGAGGTGGAAACATCTCAGTCATTGTGCTTGGGGGTGCAGAAGAATCACTGGATGCCCATCCTGGGAAGTTCACTCTGTTCATCCGCCAGCGGAAGGGATTTGTGAAAATTGCTTTGACCCATGG TGCTTATTTGGTGCCAGTGTTTTCTTTTGGTGAAAATGAACTATTTAAACAAGTTAGCAACCCTGAAGGCTCATGGCTTCGAACTGTGCAGGAGAAACTACAGAAGATCATGGGATTTGCTTTGCCACTGTTCCACGCCAGAGGAATTTTTCAATACAATTTTGGCCTAATGCCCTATAGGAAGCCCATCCACACTGTTG TTGGCCGCCCAATCCCTGTTCATCAGACCCTGCACCCAACCCCAGAGCAGATTGAGGAGTTACATCAGACCTATATGGAGGAGCTACGGAAATTATTTGAGGAGCACAAAGGGAAGTATGGTATTCCAGAAAATGAAACTCTCATTTTTAGATAA